A region of Lycium barbarum isolate Lr01 chromosome 3, ASM1917538v2, whole genome shotgun sequence DNA encodes the following proteins:
- the LOC132632301 gene encoding bidirectional sugar transporter SWEET10-like — translation MAFSADHWAFAFGVLGNIVSFIVFLSPLPTFYTIYKKKTAEGYQSIPYVVALFSSMLWIYYAFLKTNATLLITINSFGVFIETIYVSFYLFYAPKKSRVQTIKMLLLSVVGGFGAIVLVTQFLFKGAIRGQVAGWICLVFALCVFVAPLGIVRKVIKTKSVEYMPLLLSVFLTLSAVMWFFYGLLLRDINIAAPNVLGFIFGILQMVLYVIYSKKEKAILKEQKLPEIQKPSVVVVDENTNDKKFPELTQEQIIDIVRLGLMVCSEKVHVASCPHGTTCAAKVENEEPKLQTVDA, via the exons ATGGCTTTTTCTGCAGATCATTGGGCTTTTGCTTTTGGTGTCCTTG GTAACATTGTTTCTTTCATAGTATTCCTTTCTCCACT GCCCACGTTTTACACTATTTACAAGAAGAAAACAGCTGAAGGTTATCAATCAATTCCATACGTGGTTGCGCTCTTTAGTTCCATGCTTTGGATTTACTATGCATTTCTGAAGACCAATGCTACCCTTCTCATCACTATAAACTCCTTTGGTGTCTTCATTGAAACTATCTACGTTAGTTTCTACCTCTTCTATGCACCAAAAAAATCTAGG GTCCAAACAATAAAGATGCTCCTATTATCAGTAGTGGGTGGATTTGGTGCAATTGTCCTCGTTACTCAGTTTCTATTCAAGGGGGCCATTCGTGGACAAGTGGCTGGATGGATTTGCCTTGTATTTGCACTGTGTGTGTTTGTGGCACCCTTAGGCATAGTG AGAAAAGTCATCAAAACAAAGAGTGTCGAGTACATGCCATTACTCCTATCAGTTTTTCTCACATTAAGTGCTGTTATGTGGTTTTTCTATGGTCTTCTACTAAGGGACATCAACATTGCC GCTCCAAATGTATTGGGATTTATCTTCGGTATACTTCAAATGGTGCTCTATGTGATATACAGCAAAAAGGAGAAAGCCATCCTTAAGGAGCAAAAACTTCCAGAAATACAAAAGCCTTCAGTAGTTGTAGTGGATGAGAACACGAATGATAAGAAGTTTCCAGAACTTACACAAGAACAGATTATTGACATAGTGAGGCTCGGTTTAATGGTTTGCTCAGAAAAAGTACACGTAGCATCGTGTCCTCATGGTACTACATGTGCAGCTAAAGTTGAGAACGAAGAACCTAAGCTTCAAACAGTTGATGCCTAA